From one Oncorhynchus keta strain PuntledgeMale-10-30-2019 chromosome 30, Oket_V2, whole genome shotgun sequence genomic stretch:
- the nudt22 gene encoding uridine diphosphate glucose pyrophosphatase NUDT22 isoform X1: MLYFLRIITNILGIVLVCNHYTDSVAFTPNANYSLYWTNSGLIRMDPEVSVLLHCTAWGGLLEPQVQVELSARFNRQTEPALESHIEEVWTERVTMEPWLFNGAKFRLHSFSLASPQPSCPPTPQLPCMNGEGDRDGRQCSIQEEEGQHETKGNADSERAEVLRHQRDQIDRVIGERQHNDKDLISYKQREGNLRDTQTSTPGCRDQHPAVGSSAAEAQPFPQSDVGGKGEGATPILTLRLGLTCYRDFLGTNWSQRARKLRQRAEVEYGDPLALLAQPLGVGGVLCTADRQVVLIRRSQQVAEARGLLDIPGGHPEPKAVFKGLDEEDRIRVEMLQWREEAVVRELFSSVCAEIRDEVNVPLCSLGEPVLMGIALNHTSAGRPSAEFYISCSLTSTEVRELYWQGGIEAQESTDIVFVSQTEVLQLDQSTPLWSELCPSAKGAVLLYQLVLPDREDKSN; this comes from the exons GCTTAATCAGAATGGATCCTGAGGTCTCTGTGCTGTTGCACTGCACCGCCTGGGGAGGACTTCTGGAACCACAAGTGCAGGTGGAGCTTTCTGCCAG GTTTAACCGTCAGACAGAGCCAGCACTGGAGAGTCACATAGAGGAGGTGTGGACAGAGAGGGTGACCATGGAGCCATGGCTTTTCAATGGGGCCAAATTCAGGCTGCACTCTTTCAGTCTGGCCTCACCCCAGCCCTCCTGTCCACCTACACCCCAGCTTCCCTGCATGAatggagaaggagacagagatggaagGCAATGTAGCATTCAGGAGGAAGAGGGCCAACACGAGACAAAGGGGAACGCGGACTCTGAAAGAGCAGAAGTACTCAGACACCAAAGAGATCAAATAGACAGAGTCATAGGCGAACGACAGCATAATGACAAAGATTTGATTAGCTATAAGCAGAGGGAAGGGAACCTCAGAGACACGCAAACCTCCACCCCAGGGTGCAGAGACCAACATCCTGCTGTGGGAAGCAGTGCAGCAGAAGCTCAACCCTTCCCACAGAGCGATGTGGGTGGGAAGGGTGAGGGGGCCACTCCCATCCTGACCCTGAGGTTGGGCCTGACCTGCTATAGGGACTTCCTGGGCACCAACTGGTCTCAGAGAGCAAGGAAGCTACGCCAGCGTGCGGAGGTGGAGTATGGGGATCCTCTGGCGCTATTGGCCCAGCCGCTGGGGGTGGGTGGGGTCTTGTGTACGGCTGACAGACAGGTGGTGCTGATCAGGAGGAGCCAGCAAGTGGCGGAGGCAAGGGGGCTGCTGGACATCCCTGGGGGGCACCCAGAACCAAAG GCTGTGTTTAAAGGCCTCGATGAAGAGGACAGGATCAGGGTGGAGATGctgcagtggagggaggaggctGTGGTCAGAGAGCTGTTCTCTTCTGTGTGCGCCGAGATCAGAGACGAG gtaaatgttcctctgtgttctctGGGTGAGCCGGTACTGATGGGCATCGCTCTGAATCACACCAGTGCAGGCAGACCCAGTGCAGAGTTCTACATCAG TTGTTCACTGACTTCCACAGAAGTTCGAGAGCTTTACTGGCAGGGGGGCATTGAGGCCCAGGAGTCTACAGATATCGTGTTCGTGAGCCAAACA GAGGTGCTACAGCTAGACCAGAGCACCCCCCTGTGGTCAGAGTTGTGTCCTTCAGCCAAGGGTGCTGTGCTGCTCTATCAACTAGTGCTGCCTGACCGAGAAGACAAAAGCAATTGA
- the nudt22 gene encoding uridine diphosphate glucose pyrophosphatase NUDT22 isoform X2 — MDPEVSVLLHCTAWGGLLEPQVQVELSARFNRQTEPALESHIEEVWTERVTMEPWLFNGAKFRLHSFSLASPQPSCPPTPQLPCMNGEGDRDGRQCSIQEEEGQHETKGNADSERAEVLRHQRDQIDRVIGERQHNDKDLISYKQREGNLRDTQTSTPGCRDQHPAVGSSAAEAQPFPQSDVGGKGEGATPILTLRLGLTCYRDFLGTNWSQRARKLRQRAEVEYGDPLALLAQPLGVGGVLCTADRQVVLIRRSQQVAEARGLLDIPGGHPEPKAVFKGLDEEDRIRVEMLQWREEAVVRELFSSVCAEIRDEVNVPLCSLGEPVLMGIALNHTSAGRPSAEFYISCSLTSTEVRELYWQGGIEAQESTDIVFVSQTEVLQLDQSTPLWSELCPSAKGAVLLYQLVLPDREDKSN; from the exons ATGGATCCTGAGGTCTCTGTGCTGTTGCACTGCACCGCCTGGGGAGGACTTCTGGAACCACAAGTGCAGGTGGAGCTTTCTGCCAG GTTTAACCGTCAGACAGAGCCAGCACTGGAGAGTCACATAGAGGAGGTGTGGACAGAGAGGGTGACCATGGAGCCATGGCTTTTCAATGGGGCCAAATTCAGGCTGCACTCTTTCAGTCTGGCCTCACCCCAGCCCTCCTGTCCACCTACACCCCAGCTTCCCTGCATGAatggagaaggagacagagatggaagGCAATGTAGCATTCAGGAGGAAGAGGGCCAACACGAGACAAAGGGGAACGCGGACTCTGAAAGAGCAGAAGTACTCAGACACCAAAGAGATCAAATAGACAGAGTCATAGGCGAACGACAGCATAATGACAAAGATTTGATTAGCTATAAGCAGAGGGAAGGGAACCTCAGAGACACGCAAACCTCCACCCCAGGGTGCAGAGACCAACATCCTGCTGTGGGAAGCAGTGCAGCAGAAGCTCAACCCTTCCCACAGAGCGATGTGGGTGGGAAGGGTGAGGGGGCCACTCCCATCCTGACCCTGAGGTTGGGCCTGACCTGCTATAGGGACTTCCTGGGCACCAACTGGTCTCAGAGAGCAAGGAAGCTACGCCAGCGTGCGGAGGTGGAGTATGGGGATCCTCTGGCGCTATTGGCCCAGCCGCTGGGGGTGGGTGGGGTCTTGTGTACGGCTGACAGACAGGTGGTGCTGATCAGGAGGAGCCAGCAAGTGGCGGAGGCAAGGGGGCTGCTGGACATCCCTGGGGGGCACCCAGAACCAAAG GCTGTGTTTAAAGGCCTCGATGAAGAGGACAGGATCAGGGTGGAGATGctgcagtggagggaggaggctGTGGTCAGAGAGCTGTTCTCTTCTGTGTGCGCCGAGATCAGAGACGAG gtaaatgttcctctgtgttctctGGGTGAGCCGGTACTGATGGGCATCGCTCTGAATCACACCAGTGCAGGCAGACCCAGTGCAGAGTTCTACATCAG TTGTTCACTGACTTCCACAGAAGTTCGAGAGCTTTACTGGCAGGGGGGCATTGAGGCCCAGGAGTCTACAGATATCGTGTTCGTGAGCCAAACA GAGGTGCTACAGCTAGACCAGAGCACCCCCCTGTGGTCAGAGTTGTGTCCTTCAGCCAAGGGTGCTGTGCTGCTCTATCAACTAGTGCTGCCTGACCGAGAAGACAAAAGCAATTGA